The DNA region TCGTAAGTCAAAAGTCTATCAAGGAATACCTTCATTATAACTTGGATATGGCCATAGATCGTTGATTTAAGGATATTAAGAATAATGTGCGACTCAGTCAAAAGTATCTCTGAAGccattgaatttcaattttggaattctTTGGTTCTCATCAATATGCATTTCTCAAACCCATTATCATTGTTCCTGTTATTATTACAGTCGTGGATTAGCACGGGTTCATTTAATTTACATACACTAAGGGATAGGATATTACATTGgggaaataaaaaaattaaatataattggaaattcttgattctaaatatttttgtcttgaatgtttttcatttatctAAATTCATCTGTTTTGTTCTTACATCTTCTCACTATACACTAATCAAAAAcgttttgtaatttttgttCAATTGGTTTTCAAACATAATCTTGATAAAAATTGTTAATctaatttaatgaaattcaaCGGGTTGGAGATCTTTCACGTGGAGCACCTTCTCTGGATCTGTATGAATCTCTTGGGGCACCATAATCACCTCTTGGAGCACCGTAAGATTCTCTTGGAGCACCGTAGTCACCTCTTGGAGGGCCATAAGAATCTCTTGGACCATTGTAACCGCCACGGAAGCCGCCTCTTGGGCCACCATAGCTACCACGAGGAGCACCGTAGCCACCACGGAAACCACCTCTTGGACCACCGTAACCACCTCTTGGACCGCCAAAGCCACCACGAGGAGCACCGTAACCGCCACGGAAGCCACCTCTTGGGCCACCGTAGCCTCCTCTTGGACCGCCAAAGCCACCTCTGGAGCCACTGTAACCACCACGGAAACCGCCTCTGAAGCCACCACGACCTCTGAAGCCACCTCTGTGAGACCTTCTGATTGGTGGTGGGTTGTCATCTCTTTCTACAGTAATAACGGAACCTCTAACCTCAACgttatttaatttatctAAAGCTTCagtcaaaatttcttcagttGGGAATTCTAAAGCACCAGTACCATCGAAATCTCTGGAATTGACACTAGAGAAAGTAGTCTCCAAATTGTGTTCACGAGccaaatctttcaattcttgcCATGAACAACCTTCTGGTAAGTTTCTTAGAGTCAATCTGTATCTCTTGGCAGGTAATTTAGAATAGACAACTTCAAGAGGTTGATTAGCAAAAGATTTACCGTTAACTTCTTCAATGGCTCTGGCAGCAGAAtcagattcttcaaattcaacaaaGGCAAAGCCATTTAAAATCTTAACCTCTTTCATTGGGCCGAATGGGCTGAAAATCTCGTTTAATTCAGATTCTTGAACATCCAATGGGAAAGGTCTAACAAATAATCTTGTAGTAGATAATTCACCTTCTGGTTGGTTGTAGTAACCGTGACCTTCGTGTGGTGGAGGTTGATGGTAGTATGGTTGAGGTTCTGGGTGGGCAGGTGGTTCATCCATTTGCTGGTCCATAGATTCAGGTATATCTTCTGGATGTGGTTCAGAAGGAGCGGCGACAGATTCTTCAACGTGTTGTTCTTGttgtaattcttcttcatggTGAGGGACCTCTTCCGGGGCCTCAACAGGAGGTTGTTGTTCAACTGGTTCAGACATTTGGTGCAATAgtagaaatttcaattaaCTTTATTAAAACGACAGAAAGTTCTTCCCATCCAAATTCCCTCAATTCCATGTCTCTCTTCTTATATACAAGAAATTTGGCcagaggaaaaaaaaatttgccACCCGAAAATGAACAGCCGTTCCGAGTGACTCTTGCTGCGGGTAACAAAACTGCCAATTATATaagaatttattcaatatgTGATGGATATATGCATAAATTGACTAGAAGCATCTCTGGTACTAATCCTCGAACTGTTAGTTAGGTAGGGAGATTCAAGATGTTACGATGTAGGAGGATGGCCTCCACGTATTCGCGAAGTGCGTCATTACAGAAGTATCTTGTGGGTCAAGTAATACATGGGTACGAGGTATGTAGGGTACAGCCTGTGCCGGATTTGAAACTGTTGGCTGTGGATTTAAGGCATGCTGGTACTGGGTCGCAACATTTACATATTGACAGGAACGACAGCAATAATGTGTTTTGCATTGGGTTCAAGACTAATGCTCCGGATTCTACTGGTGTACCGCACATCCTCGAGCATACGACCTTGTGCGGATCGCAGAGGTATCCTGTTCATGATCCATTCTTCAAGATGCTGAACAGGTCGGTTGCCAATTTCATGAATGCAATGACAGGGCCTGATTACACATTTTTCCCATTTGCTACTACAAATAGTaaagatttcaataatttaattgaaatttatttggATTCGACTTTAAATCCTCTCTTGACTGAGGAAGATTTCTATCAAGAAGGTTGGAGATTAGAGCACAACAATGTTGATGATCCAAGCAGCGCTTTATTGTTTAAGGGTGTGGTTTATAATGAGATGAAGGGTCAGGTATCAAATAATGACTATTTCTTTTACaacaaatttcaagaaaacaTTTGTCCCTCTTTACAAAATTCAGGTGGTGATCCCAAATTTATCACCGATTTGGCTCATCAAGATCTCGTAGATTTTCATGCCAGAAATTATCATCCATCGAACGCTGTCACTTTCTCATATGGTAATCTCCCATTGAATGGcactttatcaaaattggatgaatttttcactgGATTTGGGAAACGTTCCTCATCACAGGGGCTGTCATCACCGATTTCACTTCATAACGATATCGAGGTTATTGAGTCAGGACAATCTGATCCTATGCTACCACCAGAGAAACAAGTTAAGACGTCCATGACTTGGATTTGCGGACCTTCTAACGACTTGTACAATTCTTTTCTACTTAGAATTTTTAGTAATCTTTTACTGGATGGGCAATCGTCCGTATTCTACAAGAAGTTAATTGAGTCTGGCCTTGCTTATGAATTTTCTGTAAACTCTGGTGCTGAATCTATGggttcaaaaaatttattaaccATTGGGGTTCAAGGCGCTGATGACATCAATACCTTCAGAAGCATAGTAACTGATACTTTTCAGGGGCTATTAAAATACGACTTCGAGAATTCAAAAGTACAAGCCATTATTCATCAACttgaattaaataaaaaggACCACAAGCCGGATTTCGGTCTTCAATTGTTATATTCCATATTACCAGGTTGGTTGAATAAGACTGATCCTATagaacttttgaaatttgatgaattattaacCAACTTTAAAGAAGATTGGAGAAATAATGGTagcaaaattttccatGATTTGAtctcaaaatatattttgaaaaagccatgtttcaaatttacGATGACAAGCAAAGCCCAATTTAATGAAAGcttgaaaattgaagaagctgaaaGATTGGCTGGGAAAACGGGGAATTTAGATGAAACTGATAAGAAGACCATATTTGAACGGAATCTCATTTTAAAGGATAAGCAATCCAAAACTGAAGATTTATCTTGCTTACCaagtttgaaaatttcagatattCCAAAGATCGGCACCTTTTATCCATTGAATCTTGATGTTACAAATAGATTTATGACAAGGTTGACTGATACTAACGGAATTTCATACTTAAGAGgtaaaaaagaattaaacAACATTTTACCATTTGAATTATACCAATTCCTACCACTTTTCGCTGACTCGTTAACAAGTGTTGGCACTTCAATGGAACCTTTCcataaaattgaagatgaaattaaattgtCTACTGGTGGAATTTCGTATTCTGCAAATGTTATTTCAAGCCCAACGTCTCTTCACCCTAGATTGacttttaattttagtGGCTGGTCTTTGAATTCTAAGACAGATCATATTCCTAGGTTATGGTCGAAGTTGCTAGTTGAGACTGATTTTAGacaaaataaagaaaatttgaggATTCTAGTCAAGATGTTAGCGTCTTCCAACCTTTCAACAGTGTCAGATTCCGGTCATTCGTTTGCTAAAGGATATGCAGCTGCCCAATTCAATGTCACCAAGGCTATTGATGAATCACTAAACGGTATAAAGCAATTACAATTAATTATGAAACTAAATAAgattgttgaagaaaatgatgacgAACTTTTCGAAAAAGAGATGATTGAACCCCTggaaagaattcaaaaactcATAACCAACAATTCCAATCTAAAGtatttcttaatttcaGATTCgacatcaaaattaaatgagaTTAAAGAGGAGataattcaaaagtttgaaattaatctttcaaaaaaagtaGACTTAACAACTGATAAGATACAAAATTATCCACTCTTACCCAGCTATCCTCACACATTGTTAAGTTTCCCATTTCAAACATATCACACGTCGAGAAGTCTACCCATTGATATACCTTATACACATGCAGAGACTGCAGCACTGCAAATTCTTACGAATGTGATGACATCAACCTATCTACATAAAGAAATACGTGAGAAAAACGGTGCATATGGAGGCGGAGCCGCTTACGATGCCGTCAATGGCACACTAAATTATTACAGTTACAGAGACCCCAATCCTTTAGCGTCTCTAGATATATTCAAAGCACCTACGGGAAACATTACGGTAGAATCAGTCAATGAGGCAAAATTGCGTGTTTTCCAGGACATTGATGCCCCAGTTAGTATAAGAAATGAGGGAATCTGGAATTTCGACAACGACATCACAGACTCAATGAGACAAACAAGAAGACTTGCATTATTAGACGTGACAAAACAAGACGTGGACAATGCTCTGGAGAAATACATACTGAATGACTCGAATGCGGTCGATGTGGTTCTGGGCCCCAAGACAGATGAAATGAATGCCGGCTGGAATGTAATCGACATTTGATTCACACCTCTGTGCTCCAAGCATAACCTCCCAACTCAATCGTACATGTACAATATATACTACATTATTCCTGTAAATATAACTAACACTTCTCAccatttttctatttttgttAGCAACACGAAgatctgaaattttttttttcttgacgctctctcaaaattcaatggaaAAGTTGTAAAAGGACAGGTAACTGTATGTATAAACTGAGCTTTGATCAGGAGAAAAAGACAGTTACTGGTAAAGTAATAGTTGCATTATTCTAATAGACGCggttttgaagatgaaattgttgagtcaattgattttattttgcttAGTTAGCGTCATCAACTGTTTACATTTTGAACTTCCTGCTTCGAAGACGCCTGAACAAGTTTGTATTCGTGATTTTGTTAACGAAGGCCAATTAGTCGTCATAAATATCAATTCTGACGGTAGAGTTGGTGATGGacaagaattgaatttgtatGTTCGTGACTCCAATGGTAATGAATACCGTaataagaagaattttGCTGGAGACGTTCGTGTTGCA from Kazachstania africana CBS 2517 chromosome 5, complete genome includes:
- the NPL3 gene encoding mRNA-binding protein NPL3 (similar to Saccharomyces cerevisiae NPL3 (YDR432W); ancestral locus Anc_5.542), encoding MSEPVEQQPPVEAPEEVPHHEEELQQEQHVEESVAAPSEPHPEDIPESMDQQMDEPPAHPEPQPYYHQPPPHEGHGYYNQPEGELSTTRLFVRPFPLDVQESELNEIFSPFGPMKEVKILNGFAFVEFEESDSAARAIEEVNGKSFANQPLEVVYSKLPAKRYRLTLRNLPEGCSWQELKDLAREHNLETTFSSVNSRDFDGTGALEFPTEEILTEALDKLNNVEVRGSVITVERDDNPPPIRRSHRGGFRGRGGFRGGFRGGYSGSRGGFGGPRGGYGGPRGGFRGGYGAPRGGFGGPRGGYGGPRGGFRGGYGAPRGSYGGPRGGFRGGYNGPRDSYGPPRGDYGAPRESYGAPRGDYGAPRDSYRSREGAPRERSPTR
- the CYM1 gene encoding pitrilysin family metalloprotease (similar to Saccharomyces cerevisiae CYM1 (YDR430C); ancestral locus Anc_5.541); translation: MLRCRRMASTYSRSASLQKYLVGQVIHGYEVCRVQPVPDLKLLAVDLRHAGTGSQHLHIDRNDSNNVFCIGFKTNAPDSTGVPHILEHTTLCGSQRYPVHDPFFKMLNRSVANFMNAMTGPDYTFFPFATTNSKDFNNLIEIYLDSTLNPLLTEEDFYQEGWRLEHNNVDDPSSALLFKGVVYNEMKGQVSNNDYFFYNKFQENICPSLQNSGGDPKFITDLAHQDLVDFHARNYHPSNAVTFSYGNLPLNGTLSKLDEFFTGFGKRSSSQGLSSPISLHNDIEVIESGQSDPMLPPEKQVKTSMTWICGPSNDLYNSFLLRIFSNLLLDGQSSVFYKKLIESGLAYEFSVNSGAESMGSKNLLTIGVQGADDINTFRSIVTDTFQGLLKYDFENSKVQAIIHQLELNKKDHKPDFGLQLLYSILPGWLNKTDPIELLKFDELLTNFKEDWRNNGSKIFHDLISKYILKKPCFKFTMTSKAQFNESLKIEEAERLAGKTGNLDETDKKTIFERNLILKDKQSKTEDLSCLPSLKISDIPKIGTFYPLNLDVTNRFMTRLTDTNGISYLRGKKELNNILPFELYQFLPLFADSLTSVGTSMEPFHKIEDEIKLSTGGISYSANVISSPTSLHPRLTFNFSGWSLNSKTDHIPRLWSKLLVETDFRQNKENLRILVKMLASSNLSTVSDSGHSFAKGYAAAQFNVTKAIDESLNGIKQLQLIMKLNKIVEENDDELFEKEMIEPLERIQKLITNNSNLKYFLISDSTSKLNEIKEEIIQKFEINLSKKVDLTTDKIQNYPLLPSYPHTLLSFPFQTYHTSRSLPIDIPYTHAETAALQILTNVMTSTYLHKEIREKNGAYGGGAAYDAVNGTLNYYSYRDPNPLASLDIFKAPTGNITVESVNEAKLRVFQDIDAPVSIRNEGIWNFDNDITDSMRQTRRLALLDVTKQDVDNALEKYILNDSNAVDVVLGPKTDEMNAGWNVIDI